TACTGATAATAAGAGTCTATAGAAGCGACAACGAACATACGCTCACTGCCACAATGCATCTACGAGTTGTCTGCCGACGTGAAGTCCATCAGCATCAATCCAGAATTCCCGGATGGTGTCGTCGTGCGGTCCGATCCTCTTCTTGATCACCGACACCGCCCTGCGCAAGTGCCCATCCGCCTCGAAGAACCGAAACAAAAGTAGGGTGTCAGCAAGGTAGGTAGGATCAATCGCGGCCGAAATCTGTCCCACCAAGCCGTGCTGGACCAACACGAGTAGCGTCGTCACCCTCTGCTGGTTCAGGTAGGTCAGGATCTCGTGCATATGAGGCAGTAGGTACTGCTCGTCCGGCATCGCGTTCTGATAGCCGGTGAGCGAGTCGATCAGCACGAGCCGCACGCCCTCGCGCTCGACAGCGTCGCTCACCATGGCGGCGAGCTCGCCCGGCGAAACCTCCGCCGGGTCGATCTGCTCGACCCGCAGGCGCCCCTCCGCGACCGCATCCGCGATGTCCATACCGAGACCGGCAGCCCGGCGCATCAGGATCCCTGTCGGCTCGTCGAAGCTCAGGATGAGCCCGCGCTCGCCCCGCGCCAGCGCCGCCGTCAGATAGGCGAGCGCGGTCGAGGACTTGCCGACGCCGGAGGGGCCGAGAAGCATCGTACTGGTGCCTCGGTCGAGTCCGCCGCCGAGCATCGCGTCGAGGGCGCTATTACCGCTGCTGAGGCGGTCGACCTCATAGGGATGGCCGTGCTCGGCCGCGACCAAGCGCGGGAACACCGAGAGGCCGCCGCGACGGATGACGAAGTCGTGGTAGCCGCCGCGGATATGCGTACCGCGCATCTTGATCACCCGCAGGCGCCGGCGCTCGCCGCCATAGAGGGGGACAAGCTGTTCGAGCTGGATCACCGCGTGGCAGAGATTGTGCAAGTTGAGGTCGTCCTGGTCGACGGTGAGGTCGTCGAGGAGGAGCGCGGTGGTGTCGTGGATGAGGAGATAGCTGCGCAAAGCCAGCACTTGGCGGCGGTAGCGTAGGGAGCTCTGCGAGAGCAGGCGGATCTCCGACAGGCTGTCGAACACCACCCGTTGCGGCTTGATCCGGTCGATCTCCGCGATGGCGAGCCGCACGGTCTCGCCGAGCTCGAGGTCGGAGGAATGGACGAGGCTCTGCTGCTGGCGCGGGTCGAGGCTGAGCTCGGGCGGCACCAGCTCGAAGATCTCGATGCCGTCGAGCGACCAGCCGTGGCGGGAGGCGACGGAGGCGAGCTCGCGCCGGCTCTCCGAGAGGGTGATGTAGAGGCAGCGCTCGCCGAGCCGCGCCCCGTCGCGGAGGAATTGCAGCGCGAGCGTGGTCTTGCCTGAGCCCGGCCGCCCCTCGACCAGGTGGGCACGGTTGGCCGCGAAGCCGCCCCCCAGAATGGTGTCGAGGCCGAGTGCCCCTGTTGCGACAGGGGAGGCATCGACGCGCTGAGTGGGCATGGGAATACTTTCAGAGCATGGTGAGCTTCACCACGGCGCTTGCAGGGTAGAAGGACAAATATGCCATCTATTTTTCAGGATATGTTAAATTGCTTATCCGGTGCCGTCCAAAGGACGCTCCCGCGGCTGCCATGCAAATGGCTTTTTCCAGGATTTTTGCCTATGCTTATTTGTCGGAAGCCCAGCGTATGAGGGCATTTCCGTTAATTTTTCAATGCGC
This sequence is a window from Methylobacterium sp. SyP6R. Protein-coding genes within it:
- a CDS encoding ATPase domain-containing protein, whose protein sequence is MPTQRVDASPVATGALGLDTILGGGFAANRAHLVEGRPGSGKTTLALQFLRDGARLGERCLYITLSESRRELASVASRHGWSLDGIEIFELVPPELSLDPRQQQSLVHSSDLELGETVRLAIAEIDRIKPQRVVFDSLSEIRLLSQSSLRYRRQVLALRSYLLIHDTTALLLDDLTVDQDDLNLHNLCHAVIQLEQLVPLYGGERRRLRVIKMRGTHIRGGYHDFVIRRGGLSVFPRLVAAEHGHPYEVDRLSSGNSALDAMLGGGLDRGTSTMLLGPSGVGKSSTALAYLTAALARGERGLILSFDEPTGILMRRAAGLGMDIADAVAEGRLRVEQIDPAEVSPGELAAMVSDAVEREGVRLVLIDSLTGYQNAMPDEQYLLPHMHEILTYLNQQRVTTLLVLVQHGLVGQISAAIDPTYLADTLLLFRFFEADGHLRRAVSVIKKRIGPHDDTIREFWIDADGLHVGRQLVDALWQ